A section of the Primulina eburnea isolate SZY01 chromosome 1, ASM2296580v1, whole genome shotgun sequence genome encodes:
- the LOC140832398 gene encoding mitochondrial outer membrane protein porin of 34 kDa-like — protein MGKGPGLYSDIGKRARDLLNKDYLSSDQKFTITTYSPTGVTLTSTGTKKGELFLADINTQLKHKNVTTDIKVDTAANLFTTFTIDEPAPGLKTILSFKVPDQRSGKLELQYLHERAGISSSIGLTVNPIVNFSGVLGSDKIAIGTDMSFDTKEGALTKCNFGASFTNSDLIASLTLNDKGDTLTGSYYHTVNPVTSTAVGAEVAHSFTSNENTITVGTQHLLDPLTTVKARLNNFGKASALIQHEWRPKSLITVSTEVDTKSIDKSAKFGLALALKP, from the exons ATGGGCAAGGGACCGGGGCTGTACTCTGATATTGGCAAAAGAGCTCGAG ATCTTCTGAACAAGGATTACTTGAGCAGCGACCAGAAGTTTACGATCACCACCTATTCTCCTACTGGAGTT ACTCTCACTTCAACGGGAACGAAGAAAGGTGAATTGTTTTTGGCAGACATTAATACCCAATTGAAGCATAAAAATGTCACAACCGATATTAAAGTGGATACAGCCGCTAAT CTCTTTACCACTTTCACTATTGATGAGCCAGCACCTGGTTTGAAGACAATCTTAAGCTTTAAAGTTCCTGATCAAAGGTCTGGGAAG TTGGAGCTTCAGTACCTGCATGAGCGTGCTGGTATTAGCTCAAGCATTGGGTTGACTGTCAACCCCATTGTGAACTTTTCTGGTGTTCTGGGAAGCGATAAAATTGCCATTGGGACTGATATGTCTTTTGATACCAAGGAAGGTGCTTTAACCAAATGCAACTTTGGTGCAAGCTTCACAAATTCTGATCTCATCGCCTCGTTGACTCT GAATGACAAGGGTGACACCTTGACTGGATCTTACTACCACACAGTGAACCCAGTGACCAGCACTGCAGTTGGTGCTGAGGTGGCACACAGTTTTACGAGTAATGAGAATACCATCACTGTCGGCACTCAACATTTGTTGGACCCCTTGACCACTGTGAAGGCTCGACTGAATAACTTTGGCAAGGCAAGCGCCCTGATCCAGCATGAATGGCGCCCCAAATCACTAATCACCGTGTCAACTGAGGTGGACACCAAGTCTATAGACAAGAGTGCAAAGTTTGGTTTGGCATTAGCCCTCAAGCCTTGA